GCTGGGAGGTGCTGAGGATGATTTGGAGGAGAGGGGCAGGTGGTGGAGGACTTCGGAGGCGTTGCTGAAGTCGATGTTGGAGATCAAGAATTGATGAACGAATCGCTTACGACATTGGCTTTTGGGATGCGCTGGCGTTAGGTGTTATTATACCTCCTTGGGTCATTACTGTATTGAATTTGTTGGCTTTTTTATCGACTTCCCCAGCATTTGCAACATGGGACACCACCTTGGCTTTCAAGGATAACCAACTGCCCGGTTACCTCGGCTCATGAAAATGAATCAAATGTCTCTGGCGTCGAGTCTTTCTTGGAATGACAGCTGTAAAATTGTTTCATATTTCCCCTCACGTTCGAACACATGAATAAGTTTCAATACCATATACTTTACCATATCCTGTATTCACTTACTTTACCCTTTCCTCTCCTTTATGTTGGTTGCACCTTCTGCGCGGGCCCAAATCGTTGGTGGGGGAGACTGTCGTCACACTAACCCACTAGCACAGCTGCTGCTTGATTGGATGCTTGCGGTCGGTGGTGGCTGAGCACGTACGTTGCCATGTTCCCCATACTTTGCCTTGGCAGCTTGTGCCGGTCAATTGCTGACGACGACCTCGATGAATCTCTCCCGAGTGTTTATGTTTCTGCCTGCTTTTGAACTGTTCTTGAATTTGAGATCTGGCTACGGCTTTCAAATGCACTAGAGTGACATAATTTGATTTTCTAagatttttcttttggttcaGAGCTCATTGGGCAGGTTGAAGCTGTTCGCACACCAGACACACCTTACCCCCAAGGTACCGTGGTGTACCTGGCTGCTCTCCCGCAACCGATACCCACCATATCCGTACCCCAACTACAATCTTGGCCCAATTCAGTCGCAAGCTCCCAAGCCCGGCTTTCTGCAGCTTTACAACCTCCATTTCTTCGCCAAGTCACCATCAACCTCTGATTCGTTGCGACAAACTACGCAACAGACCTGCCCAGCATGGCAACCATTCGCAGTCTCGATCATGCAAAGTCCGTCGATACCCTTCCCCAGCGAGCGCACGCTGTGATTTCGCGTTGTGTCCCTCTTCGAAATCGCAATCTAACcggcagcgacgacgacaaccaTTATACTAACAGTCATGCCCCCCAAACCCAGGTCCGAGACTGAGCTCTCGATCAATGTCAAGAAGGCCACCAACACCGACGAGACGGCACCCAAGCGCAAACATGTCCGCAGCTGCATCGTCTTCACATGGGACCACAAGTCCTCCCAGTCCTTCTGGGGCGCCATGAAGGTCCAGCCCATCCTTGCCGACGAGGTCCAGACCTTCAAGGCCCTCATCACCATACACAAGGTTCTCCAGGAGGGACATCCATCCACCCTCCGCGAGGCTATGGCAAACCGGTCGTGGATCGACAGTTTGAGTCGCGGTATGGCCGGCGAGGGTGTGCGCGGATATGGTCCTTTGATCCAGGAATACGTCAGCTTCCTGCTGTCCAAGCTGTCCTTCCACCAACAACATCCCGAATTCAACGGCACCTTTGAGTACGAGGAGTATGTGAGCTTGAAGGTTATCAACGACCCCAACGAGGGGTATGAGGCCATCACCGACCTCATGACTCTACAGGACAGGATCGACCAATTCCAGAAGCTCATCTTCTCCCACTTCCGTAATGTAGGCAATAATGAGTGCAGGATATCGGCGCTGGTGCCGTTGGTCCAGGAGACCTACGGAATCTACAAGTTCATCACGAGCATGCTCCGAGCCATGCACTCCAGTAAGTGCTGAAGATATTGGTATGTTCACGCTGTGATTTTGCAGGCTCTGACACGCAATAGCAACCGGCGATGATGAGGCTCTTGAGCCACTTCGGGAGAGGTATAACGCACAACACTATCGTTTAGTTAAGTTCTATTACGAGTGTTCGAATCTGCGTTACTTAACGAGCTTAATCACCATTCCCAAGCTCCCTCAAGACCCTCCAAACCTTCTCGCCGAAGATGAAAACTCTCCGGCACTTCCAGCGAGGCCAAAACAGGAGATTGAGCGGCAGCCGACCCCTCCACCCCAACCAAAGAACGAAGAGCCTGGTGTGATTAATGATTTCTGGAGCAACCAGCTAGAGGAGCAGAACAGGGAGTACGAGGCACAACAGAGAGCGCTTGAGGAACGACAGCGCCAGCAGATGCTGGCCCAGGAGCAAGCTCAGATGCTTGCGCAGCAACAATTTGAACAGCAGCAGAGGGCATTGGCAGAGCAGCAACAGAGAGAACACCAAGCACTTTTGGAACAGCAAGCGCGCATGGCCACCCAGGGACGTCTTGCTGAGCTTGAACAGGAGAACTTGCGTGCCAGGGCTCAGTATGAGCAGGATCAGCTGATGCTTCAGCAATACGACCAGAGAGTGAAAGCCCTAGAGGGAGAGCTGCAGCACATCCAAAGCAGCTTGGGCCAGCAGATGAACAGCAAAGACGATCAGATTCGCGCACTGCAGGAGCAGCTCAACACGTGGCGCTCAAAGTATGAGGCTCTGGCAAAACTTTACTCGCAGCTGCGCCACGAGCACTTGGATCTATTGCAAAAGTTCAAGTCGGTCCAGCTCAAGGCCGCATCTGCTCAGGAGGCTATCGAGAAGAGGGAGAAGCTGGAGCGCGAGATCAAGACCAAGAATTTGGAACTTGCGGATATGATCCGCGAGAGGGACCGAGCTCTGCACGACAAAGACAGGCTTTCGGGCTCTCAGAAGGACGAGGTTGAGAAGCTGAAGCGTGAGCTCCGCATGGCGAACGATCGGGCGGATAACCTCGAGCGCAGCAAGGGCAACGAGCTGTCGACCATGTTATCCAAGTACAACCGTGAAATGGCTGATCTCGAGGAGGCACTGCGTAACAAGTCGCGGGCCCTCGAGGAGGCACAGGATAAGCTGCGCGACGGCGGATCTGACCTTGAACAGCTGCTCCgcgagaaggaggaggagttGGAGGTCTACAAGGCAGGCATGGACCAGACCTTGATTGAGCTCAACGATTTGAGGCAAAACCAGGGCGAGACGGATCATGCGCTCGATGGGCAGATTGATGCTTTGATCATGTCGAACTTGGACAAGATCAACGATATCATCGACTCGGTTTTGCAGGCTGGTGTtcagcgcgtcgacgatgcTGTGTATGAGCTCGACTCAACTATGCAAGCCGGTAACCAGAACGCGTCACCAACATACGTCCTATCTACGATCGAGAAGGCCTCTTCAAGCGCGATGGAGTTTGCCACCGCGTTTAATAACTTTATCGCCGACGGACCCAACAGCACACACTCGGAGCTTATCAAGTCGGTCAACATCTTCGCCAGCGCCCTTGCAGATGTTTGCAACAACACAAAGGGTATAACGCGCCTGGCGACTGACGACAGGAAGACCGATTCACTGATGAATGGTGCACGTCAGTCTGCTCTCTCGACAGTCAAGTTCCTCCGTGGCTTGCAGAGCTTCCGGCTCGAGGGCATGGACCCGATCCAGAAGACAGACGTGGTtatcaacagcaacaacgaTGTTCAGATGAACCTTCAAAAACTGTCCAAGCTGGTCGAGACTTTTGCACCTGGCTTTGGCAAGCTCAAGGGAGATCTTGGCGAGATTGTTGATAATGAGTTGAGCAAGGCAGCGGATGCgattgctgccgctgccgctaggtTGGCCAAGCTGAAGAACAAGCCGAGGGATGGATACAGCACCTACGAGCTTAAGGTTAATGATTCGATTTTGGATGCAGCGATGGCCATCACAAACGCAATTGCACAGCTTATCAAGGCAGCAACGGCGACGCAGCAGGAGATTGTGCAGGCTGGGCGTGGTACTTCAAGTCGGACGGCATTCTACAAGAAGAACAACCGCTGGACCGAGGGTCTTATCTCGGCGGCCAAGGCTGTCGCTTCTTCGACTAACACATTGATTGAGACAGCAGACGGTGTCATCAGCAACAGAAACAGCCCAGAGCAGCTGATTGTTGCTTCCAACGACGTGGCagcctcgacggcacagctCGTGGCCGCGTCCAGGGTCAAGGCCGGTTTCATGTCCAAGAGCCAAGAGGGTCTTGAAACGGCCAGCAAGGCCGTTGGTGCGGCCTGTCGAGCTTTGGTCAGGCAGGTGCAGGCGCTTATCAAGGAGCGGGAGGGAGAGGATGAAAAGGTTGACTACTCCAAGCTGGGGTCGCACGAGTTCAAGGTCCGGGAAATGGAGCAGCAGGTATGTCTCTTCTTGTCGTCTGAGCTACCAAAGCTCGGCTTTCTTTTCTATTTGATCCCAAAACTGACATGTCCCTCTTTCTTTTGCAGGTCGAGATTTTGCAGTTGGAGAATGCTCTCAGCGCGGCGAGGTCGAGGCTGGGCGAGATGAGAAAGATTTCGTACCAGGAGGATTAAGCATCTGTCTTACAGAAACCATACGAGCTTCTCAGGTCCATCTACCTTTAGTTGCATGTCGATTTTCAATATAGCCGAATATACCAGGGTCCTCCGGAGGGCCCAGTCAGATTGTCATGTTACCAGTATATTTTACGACGTTTCGATTCGcttaaaagataaaaatttATGCCTATGTTGACATGTAGTCCTTGTCGATTCTATTCCTGTTCCCGTTCCTCCTCCTGTTGCCGTTACAGGCTTTTTGGCCTGTGACAAAAGGACGAAGAGGAAGCAGTTGCGGTTAGAAGCGATCGTGCTTGACAAGAAACGAAAGTGTTAGCGAAAAGTAACGCTGGGGCTTTTGAGGCAATCTTGCAACTTGTATATCAGAAGATATATATCAAATCTCGAAACCTGGCGGAAGTTCAATTTGTCTTAACGGCCAGATATGGTCCATTTTCTGTGGTACGCCAGAAGAGAATTTATGTGCCATACGTACTTAGCTATGATCAATCAACCGATCTTTTCAATATAAATTCAGCTTGCTGCAGAGCTTCCTACTGTTTCCTCGCAGATTTGACGACTGAAGGACTGCAATGCGAATCCGCTCATGGTCCTCATCACGATGGGAACCACTGATATTCATGACACTGCCAAAATAAATATCCCTAGTAGGTGACTGAACAGGACGCCTGCGCAGATACCGGCCATACACACAAGAATAATCTATTTGCTAGAATTAACTTGAACTGGTCTGACTTTTGAGCCTTCCTAATCTAGCTCTTAACCCATGCGCAGCTCCCTGAGCCCGGCGACGACTGTATGTAGCCGGTATCCGTGTGCAGCCGCCCCAGCATTGAGACCATGGCTACCGCTAGCCAGCTAAGAAAAGTCAAGTCCATAAATAGACATGGCATTTGGATCAAGGTTTCCAAGTcgggctttggcagttgtttATAGTAGTATTTTGGTGACTGCCGACAAATaaacaaaagcaaaattgaaaaaaaaaccattttCCACCACGGACGGGTATGAGGATTAGAATCATTGCAATAAAGAGGTGCTTTCAGCGAAACAAGACGAAAAAGGGTCATTTTAAAGGGGGTTTTAAAGGGCGAAAGCTGGTATATCTTGAATCACATGCGTACTGTTACGCCCTGTTTGATAGGCAATTTTTCAGAAGAAAAACATGAGAAGCAGAAGTATCAGTAAAATCATTATAATGTAGAGACGACGCTTATTTTCAATAtgacaaaaacaacaaacatTGCCCGGAACAACCAATCTCTCAAAATTCAGGGGGGCCTCAGcgctcatcatcatcactgGTGACAATTCTTTTGAGCGTCTGAGTCTCCGCCCACGGAGGTTGTTTTCGTAGCCTTCTTTGTTTTGGAGGCGACGGCTGGGACGAGCTGTGAGGATGGTGATGGCTATCCCTGCCTCCCGAGTGTGGGACGGCACCCCCTAacgccgaggacgacgaggagaagcTCCGAGCAAAACGGACGAGTCACCAGGCGTTGCGATCCCAGTTGGGATCTGGGTTTACAAAGTTAGCACGGCTGTTCTTCTTGCGTATACTTTTATCCATTTGCGCATTCTCTACTCACCTTGTACAAACGCAGCCAGCACCTTGCTGCCGGTCTGCAGCAACGGGTGGCCGACGACGATCCTCAGAAACTTCTCGAGCCCGGCCCTCCTGCCCTCGATGACGTCGTCGCTGAAGCGGTTGGTAAAGACCTTGCCGGGCAGGGGCGGGATGGTGACACGGGCCGACTCGCGCTCGAGTATGTCGCGAAAGTACTCAAAGTCCGAGTACCGGCGATGGACGGTACTCTGGCGCAGCTTGAAGGCCGGGATGTTGGTCCGGCAGACGATCTCGTAGTCGGTGTACATGTGGCGGCCGATGCCGTGGGTGCGCGGGTTGCGCACCTCGATCTCGAGAAAGTTCTCGGGCGGGCCGTAGATCTCGTCAAAGGACTGTTGTCGGTTGTCGGGCATTGACTGCAGGATCGGCCGGTGCAGAcgatccgccgccgcctgggTAGGCGAGGTTGGGGATTTGGGAGGGGATGTGGTCGACATtgttgtttatttttttttggggagtCGGGGGTGTGTGGAATGTTATCTTTCGGTTCCGTTCCTTTTCCAGGTGCTGCTCTCCGTAGCCAGGGCGGGGCCGTGGCTTGTATCTCTATCTTTTCGCAGCCTTGTTGTTTCTCGGCGGGCGATGGTCTAGCAATTGATAACACTAGGCTCGGATTGGGCCACGGCTCCAAGCGTTGAGCTTGCGGTTTGCTCTCGACGCTTATTTTGGCGATCAAAGACGTAACTGGGCCAAGGGGGGGTGTTTTCGTGAACTTGGAAAGACGCAAAAGCGGAGCTGAAGCGCGATGAGGGATGGATTGGAGGATGGTCATTCGGATGACGCGCAGAAA
Above is a genomic segment from Pyricularia oryzae 70-15 chromosome 7, whole genome shotgun sequence containing:
- a CDS encoding cytoskeleton assembly control protein Sla2 → MATIRSLDHAKSETELSINVKKATNTDETAPKRKHVRSCIVFTWDHKSSQSFWGAMKVQPILADEVQTFKALITIHKVLQEGHPSTLREAMANRSWIDSLSRGMAGEGVRGYGPLIQEYVSFLLSKLSFHQQHPEFNGTFEYEEYVSLKVINDPNEGYEAITDLMTLQDRIDQFQKLIFSHFRNVGNNECRISALVPLVQETYGIYKFITSMLRAMHSTTGDDEALEPLRERYNAQHYRLVKFYYECSNLRYLTSLITIPKLPQDPPNLLAEDENSPALPARPKQEIERQPTPPPQPKNEEPGVINDFWSNQLEEQNREYEAQQRALEERQRQQMLAQEQAQMLAQQQFEQQQRALAEQQQREHQALLEQQARMATQGRLAELEQENLRARAQYEQDQLMLQQYDQRVKALEGELQHIQSSLGQQMNSKDDQIRALQEQLNTWRSKYEALAKLYSQLRHEHLDLLQKFKSVQLKAASAQEAIEKREKLEREIKTKNLELADMIRERDRALHDKDRLSGSQKDEVEKLKRELRMANDRADNLERSKGNELSTMLSKYNREMADLEEALRNKSRALEEAQDKLRDGGSDLEQLLREKEEELEVYKAGMDQTLIELNDLRQNQGETDHALDGQIDALIMSNLDKINDIIDSVLQAGVQRVDDAVYELDSTMQAGNQNASPTYVLSTIEKASSSAMEFATAFNNFIADGPNSTHSELIKSVNIFASALADVCNNTKGITRLATDDRKTDSLMNGARQSALSTVKFLRGLQSFRLEGMDPIQKTDVVINSNNDVQMNLQKLSKLVETFAPGFGKLKGDLGEIVDNELSKAADAIAAAAARLAKLKNKPRDGYSTYELKVNDSILDAAMAITNAIAQLIKAATATQQEIVQAGRGTSSRTAFYKKNNRWTEGLISAAKAVASSTNTLIETADGVISNRNSPEQLIVASNDVAASTAQLVAASRVKAGFMSKSQEGLETASKAVGAACRALVRQVQALIKEREGEDEKVDYSKLGSHEFKVREMEQQVEILQLENALSAARSRLGEMRKISYQED
- a CDS encoding sorting nexin-3 codes for the protein MSTTSPPKSPTSPTQAAADRLHRPILQSMPDNRQQSFDEIYGPPENFLEIEVRNPRTHGIGRHMYTDYEIVCRTNIPAFKLRQSTVHRRYSDFEYFRDILERESARVTIPPLPGKVFTNRFSDDVIEGRRAGLEKFLRIVVGHPLLQTGSKVLAAFVQDPNWDRNAW